From Aedes albopictus strain Foshan chromosome 1, AalbF5, whole genome shotgun sequence, one genomic window encodes:
- the LOC109401927 gene encoding LIM domain transcription factor LMO4.1 isoform X1, which produces MMTMDVTKPEPPSGGGGGGSVASGNGSQQSGPVTGGGQNGIGNGNGPHSHNHNQQLCAGCGKHIQDRFLLRALDLLWHEDCLKCGCCDCRLGEVGSTLYTKGNLMLCKRDYLSLKNSRLFGNTGFCAACNKVIPAFEMVMRARNNVYHLECFACQQCNHRFCVGDKFYLCENKILCEYDYEERLVFASMANHPMLKRQIGTGGPQQQQQQQQQQQGGGVGAGGHPHPVQNGIGGGHGPGPGQQQQQGQSQNSLMSQLVAGQRAAGGDHNNNSNLPVSLGGGGPSPFGTPTHMKAALSSAS; this is translated from the exons ATGATGACGATGGACGTCACCAAGCCGGAACCGCCgtccggtggtggtggtggaggcAGTGTTGCCAGCGGAAATGGTTCGCAGCAGTCTGGGCCCGTAACCGGTGGCGGTCAGAATGGAATTGGGAACGGCAATGGCCCGCATAGTCACAATCACAACCAGCAGCTGTGTGCCGGCTGCGGGAAACACATTCAGGATCGGTTTTTGCTGCGGGCACTGGATCTGCTGTGGCACGAGGATTGTTTGAAATGTGGTTGCTGCGATTGTCGCCTCGGGGAGGTTGGATCCACACTGTACACCAAGGGCAATCTGATGCTGTGCAAGCGGGATTATCTGAG CTTGAAAAATTCCAGGCTGTTTGGCAACACGGGCTTCTGCGCCGCTTGCAACAAAGTGATACCGGCCTTCGAGATGGTGATGCGGGCCCGGAACAATGTGTATCATCTGGAGTGCTTCGCCTGTCAGCAGTGCAATCATCG ATTCTGCGTCGGGGACAAGTTCTACCTGTGCGAGAACAAAATCCTCTGCGAGTACGACTACGAGGAACGGCTAGTATTCGCCTCGATGGCCAACCACCCGATGTTGAAACGTCAAATCGGAACGGGGGGtccacagcagcagcaacagcaacaacaacaacagcaagggGGTGGCGTCGGAGCCGGAGGTCATCCACACCCGGTTCAGAACGGCATCGGAGGAGGTCATGGACCGGGACcgggacagcagcagcagcaaggtcAATCGCAGAACTCGCTGATGTCGCAGCTGGTGGCCGGGCAGCGGGCTGCCGGAGGCGACCATAACAATAACAGTAATCTACCGGTGTCACTCGGTGGCGGCGGTCCGTCACCGTTCGGGACGCCTACGCACATGAAGGCCGCCCTCAGCTCCGCTAGTTAA
- the LOC109401927 gene encoding LIM domain transcription factor LMO4.1 isoform X2, whose product MMTMDVTKPEPPSGGGGGGSVASGNGSQQSGPVTGGGQNGIGNGNGPHSHNHNQQLCAGCGKHIQDRFLLRALDLLWHEDCLKCGCCDCRLGEVGSTLYTKGNLMLCKRDYLRLFGNTGFCAACNKVIPAFEMVMRARNNVYHLECFACQQCNHRFCVGDKFYLCENKILCEYDYEERLVFASMANHPMLKRQIGTGGPQQQQQQQQQQQGGGVGAGGHPHPVQNGIGGGHGPGPGQQQQQGQSQNSLMSQLVAGQRAAGGDHNNNSNLPVSLGGGGPSPFGTPTHMKAALSSAS is encoded by the exons ATGATGACGATGGACGTCACCAAGCCGGAACCGCCgtccggtggtggtggtggaggcAGTGTTGCCAGCGGAAATGGTTCGCAGCAGTCTGGGCCCGTAACCGGTGGCGGTCAGAATGGAATTGGGAACGGCAATGGCCCGCATAGTCACAATCACAACCAGCAGCTGTGTGCCGGCTGCGGGAAACACATTCAGGATCGGTTTTTGCTGCGGGCACTGGATCTGCTGTGGCACGAGGATTGTTTGAAATGTGGTTGCTGCGATTGTCGCCTCGGGGAGGTTGGATCCACACTGTACACCAAGGGCAATCTGATGCTGTGCAAGCGGGATTATCTGAG GCTGTTTGGCAACACGGGCTTCTGCGCCGCTTGCAACAAAGTGATACCGGCCTTCGAGATGGTGATGCGGGCCCGGAACAATGTGTATCATCTGGAGTGCTTCGCCTGTCAGCAGTGCAATCATCG ATTCTGCGTCGGGGACAAGTTCTACCTGTGCGAGAACAAAATCCTCTGCGAGTACGACTACGAGGAACGGCTAGTATTCGCCTCGATGGCCAACCACCCGATGTTGAAACGTCAAATCGGAACGGGGGGtccacagcagcagcaacagcaacaacaacaacagcaagggGGTGGCGTCGGAGCCGGAGGTCATCCACACCCGGTTCAGAACGGCATCGGAGGAGGTCATGGACCGGGACcgggacagcagcagcagcaaggtcAATCGCAGAACTCGCTGATGTCGCAGCTGGTGGCCGGGCAGCGGGCTGCCGGAGGCGACCATAACAATAACAGTAATCTACCGGTGTCACTCGGTGGCGGCGGTCCGTCACCGTTCGGGACGCCTACGCACATGAAGGCCGCCCTCAGCTCCGCTAGTTAA
- the LOC134288497 gene encoding uncharacterized protein LOC134288497, with the protein MLFELRKDPMIKSSAFRELVAKSLGSEANVRALSQETVIEIKDLDEVTTEEDLKRALTAQCNVEGPMVIRIRKSYGGTQTATIRLPADAANKLLVNDKVKVGWAVCSLRLAPRLTKQMERCYRCTEFGHHSRNCKGPDRSERCWRCGGNGHVARDCTKQPRCMLCKPEDGNDHPTGGFKCPAYKKARTGQQ; encoded by the coding sequence atgctgttcgagctcaggAAAGATCCGATgattaagagctcggcgttcagggagcttGTTGCCAAATCCCTGGGCAGCGAGGCTAACGTGAGAGCCTTGTCACAGGAGACGGTGATTGAaatcaaggatctggacgaggtCACTACCGAAGAAGATCTGAAGCGCGCACTGACTgcgcagtgcaacgtcgaagggccgatggtgattcggataaggaagtcgtatggaggcacccagacggcgaCAATCCGATTGCCGGCGGATGCTGCCAACAAGCTGCTGGTGAATGACAAGGTCAAAGTTGGATGGGCGGTGTGctcgctgcgactggctccccgtttGACCAAGCAAATGGAGAGATGTTACAGGTGCACGGAGTTTGGTCACCACTCGAGGAACTGCAAGGGTCCGGACAGGTCCGAACGGTGCTGGAGATGCGGTggaaacggacacgttgctcgggactgcacaAAGCAACCCAGgtgcatgctgtgcaagccggaggacggaaatgatcatCCGActggaggctttaagtgcccggcctacaaaaaggcgaggacaggccaacaatga